The following coding sequences are from one Ancylobacter sp. TS-1 window:
- a CDS encoding DUF1330 domain-containing protein, translating to MAKGYWISRLDVNDVDGYKPYLQGALPAIASFGGRFLAQGGAFETLEGVSRARNVVVEFRDYETALACFHSPEYQAAYTHRVAASEGDHLVIEGYEGDQPAAGVISGPPDGPGTAYWVMRIDVNDLETYKSYVAADALAIRKYQGWFLVRGGRHEAVHGAARSRNVVLAFKDYETALAAYRSPEYQEALGFRTKAAVAEVIAIQGV from the coding sequence ATGGCCAAGGGCTACTGGATCAGCCGCCTCGATGTGAACGACGTCGACGGCTACAAGCCGTATCTGCAGGGCGCCCTGCCGGCGATCGCCTCCTTCGGGGGCCGTTTCCTCGCCCAGGGCGGCGCCTTCGAGACGCTGGAAGGTGTCTCCCGCGCGCGCAACGTGGTCGTCGAGTTCAGGGATTACGAGACCGCGCTGGCCTGCTTCCACTCGCCCGAATACCAGGCCGCCTACACCCACCGCGTCGCCGCTTCCGAGGGCGACCACCTCGTGATCGAGGGCTATGAAGGCGACCAGCCGGCCGCCGGCGTGATCTCCGGCCCACCGGACGGCCCCGGCACGGCCTACTGGGTCATGCGCATCGACGTGAACGACCTCGAAACCTACAAGTCCTATGTCGCCGCCGACGCCCTCGCCATCCGCAAATATCAGGGCTGGTTCCTCGTGCGCGGCGGCCGCCACGAGGCGGTGCACGGGGCGGCGCGCTCGCGCAATGTCGTGCTCGCCTTCAAGGACTACGAGACGGCGCTCGCCGCCTATCGCTCGCCGGAATATCAGGAGGCCCTCGGCTTCCGCACCAAGGCCGCTGTCGCCGAGGTGATCGCGATTCAGGGCGTCTGA
- the dnaJ gene encoding molecular chaperone DnaJ: protein MSKRDYYEILEVTRTCNDGELKSSYRKLAMKWHPDKNPGNDDAEIRFKEISEAYEVLKDPQKRAAYDRFGHAAFEGGGGGPGFGADFASTFSDIFDDLFGMAGGRRGGGGGRGGRERGADLRYNMEITLEEAFSGKDATVRLPTSITCEACSGSGAKAGTQPTTCRTCSGSGRIRQAQGFFTLERTCPSCQGRGQVIEDPCPACAGAGRTTKERTLQVAIPAGVEDGTRIRLGNEGEAGVRGGPPGDLYIFLSLAPHDFFQRDGADLFCRAPISMVTAALGGSFEVPTIDGETTKVKVPEGTQSGKRFRLGGKGMPVLRSRTRGDMYVQVVVETPQNLTRRQRELLAEFDAECSKDTHPESSGFFAKVKDFFAGDAE from the coding sequence ATGTCCAAACGCGACTATTACGAGATCCTCGAGGTCACCAGGACCTGCAATGACGGCGAGCTGAAAAGCTCGTACCGCAAGCTCGCCATGAAGTGGCACCCGGACAAGAACCCCGGCAATGACGACGCCGAGATCCGCTTCAAGGAGATCAGCGAGGCCTATGAGGTTCTGAAGGACCCGCAGAAGCGCGCGGCCTATGACCGCTTCGGCCATGCCGCCTTTGAGGGCGGGGGCGGCGGCCCGGGCTTCGGCGCCGATTTCGCCTCGACCTTCTCCGACATTTTCGACGACCTGTTCGGCATGGCCGGCGGGCGGCGCGGCGGCGGGGGTGGACGCGGCGGGCGCGAGCGCGGGGCGGACCTGCGCTACAACATGGAAATCACGCTGGAGGAGGCGTTCTCCGGCAAGGACGCCACCGTCCGCCTGCCGACCTCCATCACCTGCGAGGCGTGCTCGGGCTCCGGCGCCAAGGCCGGCACCCAGCCGACCACCTGCCGCACCTGCTCCGGCAGCGGGCGCATCCGCCAGGCGCAGGGCTTCTTCACGCTGGAGCGCACGTGCCCGAGTTGCCAGGGCCGCGGCCAGGTGATCGAGGATCCTTGCCCGGCCTGCGCCGGCGCCGGCCGCACCACCAAGGAGCGCACGCTGCAGGTGGCGATCCCGGCGGGCGTGGAGGACGGCACCCGCATCCGCCTCGGCAATGAGGGCGAGGCGGGGGTGCGCGGCGGACCGCCCGGCGACCTCTACATCTTCCTGTCGCTCGCCCCGCACGACTTCTTCCAGCGCGACGGGGCGGACCTGTTCTGCCGCGCGCCGATCTCCATGGTCACGGCGGCGCTGGGCGGCTCCTTCGAGGTGCCGACCATCGACGGCGAGACGACCAAGGTGAAGGTCCCCGAGGGCACCCAGTCCGGCAAGCGTTTCCGGCTCGGCGGCAAGGGTATGCCGGTGCTCCGCAGCCGCACCCGCGGCGACATGTATGTGCAGGTCGTCGTCGAGACGCCGCAGAACCTGACCCGACGTCAGCGTGAACTTCTGGCCGAATTCGACGCCGAATGTTCGAAGGACACGCACCCGGAATCGAGCGGCTTCTTCGCCAAGGTGAAGGATTTCTTCGCCGGTGACGCGGAGTAA
- the argB gene encoding acetylglutamate kinase — translation MTADITDDHAKARVLVQALPHMQRYDDAIIVVKYGGHAMGDEQVARDFAQDIVLLEQSGVNPVVVHGGGPQIGAMLAKLGIKSEFAAGLRITDKATVEIVEMVLAGSINKSLVGFINEAGGKALGLSGKDGNMVVASKVTRSVRDPDSNIEQVIDLGFVGEPETVDTTVLDQILGRELIPVLAPVATGKDGGTFNVNADTFAGAIAGALGAKRLLLLTDVPGVLDADKQLIKELTIAQARALIADGTISGGMIPKVETCIYALEQGVEGVVILDGKVPHSVLLELLTDHGAGTLIRP, via the coding sequence ATGACCGCTGACATTACCGACGATCACGCCAAGGCCCGCGTGCTGGTGCAGGCGCTGCCGCACATGCAGCGCTACGACGACGCGATCATCGTGGTGAAATATGGCGGCCACGCCATGGGCGACGAGCAGGTGGCGCGCGACTTCGCGCAGGACATCGTCCTGCTCGAGCAGTCCGGCGTGAACCCTGTCGTGGTGCATGGCGGCGGGCCGCAGATCGGTGCGATGCTGGCCAAGCTCGGCATCAAGTCGGAATTCGCCGCCGGCCTGCGCATCACCGACAAGGCCACCGTCGAGATCGTCGAGATGGTGCTGGCCGGCTCGATCAACAAATCCCTCGTTGGCTTCATCAACGAGGCCGGCGGCAAGGCGCTGGGCCTGTCCGGCAAGGACGGCAACATGGTCGTCGCCTCCAAGGTGACGCGCTCGGTGCGCGACCCGGATTCGAACATCGAGCAGGTGATCGACCTCGGCTTCGTCGGCGAGCCCGAGACGGTCGACACCACCGTTCTCGACCAGATCCTCGGCCGCGAGCTGATTCCGGTCCTCGCCCCCGTCGCCACCGGCAAGGATGGCGGCACCTTCAACGTCAACGCCGACACCTTCGCGGGCGCCATCGCCGGCGCGCTCGGCGCCAAGCGGCTGCTGCTGCTGACCGACGTGCCCGGCGTGCTCGATGCCGACAAGCAGCTCATCAAGGAGCTGACCATCGCCCAGGCGCGCGCGCTGATCGCCGACGGCACCATTTCGGGCGGCATGATCCCCAAGGTCGAGACCTGCATCTACGCGCTGGAGCAGGGCGTCGAGGGGGTGGTGATCCTCGACGGCAAGGTGCCGCATTCCGTGCTGCTGGAGCTGCTCACCGACCATGGTGCCGGCACGCTCATCCGGCCCTGA
- the dapE gene encoding succinyl-diaminopimelate desuccinylase: protein MANTAADPVEILRNLIRCPSVTPEEGGALALVDALLSNAGFATHRVTLTGPDTPDVENLYARFGTRGPNLCFAGHTDVVPPGDAAHWRFPPFEGAIQDGLIYGRGAVDMKGGVAAFLAAGLDFAAAHGHDPARADLPGSISFLITGDEEGPAINGTEKLLRWLADRDERIDHCVLGEPSSRAVLGDMVKIGRRGSLSGTLTVHGKQGHVGYPHLAENPIPGMVRLLAGLKAEPLDGGNAHFQASNLEVVSVDVGNPAFNVIPAQARARFNIRFNDLWTPTTLRAEIERRFVAAAGNEVRFSLAFEARSSDSFLTEPGAFVDLVVESIATTTGHRPELSTTGGTSDARFIKDHCPVIEFGLVGTTMHAVDESTPVDEVRALTRVYAAMIGRYFAAFGR from the coding sequence ATGGCCAACACCGCCGCCGATCCCGTCGAGATCCTGCGCAACCTCATACGCTGCCCCTCGGTGACGCCCGAGGAGGGCGGGGCGCTCGCCCTTGTCGACGCCCTGCTCTCCAATGCCGGCTTCGCGACCCACCGGGTGACGCTCACCGGGCCGGACACGCCCGATGTCGAGAACCTCTATGCCCGCTTCGGCACGCGCGGTCCGAATCTGTGCTTTGCCGGCCATACCGACGTGGTGCCGCCCGGCGATGCCGCGCACTGGCGCTTTCCCCCCTTCGAGGGCGCCATCCAGGACGGGCTGATCTACGGGCGCGGCGCGGTCGACATGAAGGGCGGCGTCGCCGCCTTCCTCGCCGCCGGGCTCGACTTCGCCGCCGCCCATGGCCACGACCCCGCGCGCGCCGACCTGCCGGGCTCGATCTCCTTCCTCATCACCGGCGACGAGGAAGGCCCGGCCATTAACGGCACCGAGAAGCTGCTGCGCTGGCTCGCCGACCGCGACGAGCGCATTGACCATTGCGTGCTGGGCGAGCCGTCCTCGCGCGCCGTGCTCGGCGACATGGTGAAGATCGGCCGGCGCGGCTCGCTCTCGGGCACGCTCACCGTGCACGGCAAGCAGGGCCATGTCGGCTACCCGCATCTCGCCGAAAACCCGATCCCCGGCATGGTGAGGCTGCTGGCCGGGCTGAAGGCGGAGCCGCTCGACGGCGGCAACGCGCATTTCCAGGCCTCGAACCTCGAGGTCGTCTCGGTGGATGTCGGCAATCCCGCCTTCAACGTCATCCCGGCGCAGGCGCGGGCGCGCTTCAACATCCGCTTCAACGACCTGTGGACGCCAACGACGCTCCGCGCCGAGATCGAGCGCCGGTTCGTCGCCGCCGCCGGCAACGAGGTGCGCTTTTCCCTCGCCTTCGAGGCGCGCTCCTCCGACAGCTTCCTCACCGAGCCGGGCGCCTTCGTCGATCTGGTAGTGGAGTCGATCGCGACGACCACCGGCCACCGGCCCGAACTGTCCACGACCGGCGGCACCTCGGATGCGCGCTTCATCAAGGATCATTGCCCGGTGATCGAGTTCGGGCTGGTCGGCACAACGATGCACGCCGTCGACGAATCGACGCCGGTCGACGAGGTGCGCGCGCTCACCCGCGTCTATGCCGCCATGATCGGGCGCTACTTCGCCGCCTTCGGCCGCTGA
- the rpsU gene encoding 30S ribosomal protein S21, producing MQVLVRDNNVDQALKALKKKMQREGIFREMKLRGHYEKPSEKRAREEAEAVRRARKLARKRAQREGLIPSKPKTIGAR from the coding sequence GTGCAGGTTCTCGTTCGGGACAACAATGTCGACCAGGCCCTGAAGGCGCTGAAGAAGAAGATGCAGCGCGAGGGCATTTTCCGCGAGATGAAGCTGCGCGGCCACTACGAGAAGCCGTCCGAGAAGCGCGCCCGCGAGGAGGCCGAGGCCGTCCGCCGCGCCCGCAAGCTCGCCCGCAAGCGCGCCCAGCGTGAGGGTCTCATCCCCTCCAAGCCGAAGACCATCGGCGCCCGCTGA
- a CDS encoding NADPH-dependent FMN reductase has translation MRAPRIVTFAGSIRTGSFSASLAALAAKELALMECEPVLLSLADYPMPLYDGDLEAEQGVPEAARKLRDQLARADGVFLVTPEYNAGLPPLLKNAIDWASRAKGEGDAFKGPVYAIGSTSPGGLGGYRASMMLRQTLALGLNCLVLAEQVMVAGAAGAFDSNGDFKDTRAQERLRAVLSALIEQAALRAGLRA, from the coding sequence ATGCGCGCCCCGAGAATCGTGACCTTCGCCGGGTCGATCCGGACCGGCTCCTTCTCGGCGAGCCTCGCCGCGCTGGCGGCGAAGGAACTCGCCCTGATGGAATGCGAGCCGGTGCTGCTCTCGCTCGCCGACTATCCGATGCCGCTCTATGACGGCGACCTGGAGGCGGAGCAGGGCGTGCCCGAGGCGGCACGCAAGCTGCGCGACCAGCTTGCCCGTGCCGACGGCGTGTTCCTCGTCACGCCGGAATACAATGCCGGCCTGCCGCCTCTGCTGAAGAACGCCATCGACTGGGCGAGCCGCGCCAAGGGCGAGGGCGACGCCTTCAAGGGGCCGGTCTACGCCATCGGCTCCACCTCGCCGGGCGGGCTCGGGGGCTACCGCGCCTCGATGATGCTGCGCCAGACGCTGGCGCTCGGCCTCAACTGCCTCGTGCTGGCCGAGCAGGTGATGGTGGCGGGCGCCGCCGGCGCCTTCGATTCGAACGGCGACTTCAAGGACACGCGCGCGCAGGAAAGGTTGCGCGCGGTGCTGTCTGCGCTTATCGAGCAGGCGGCGCTCAGGGCTGGTCTGCGCGCCTGA
- a CDS encoding NUDIX hydrolase, with protein sequence MPAIRPVLAASTAVFHEGRLLLARRGKAPSRGLWTLPGGRVEPGETLADAAAREVMEEVGIDCAILGVAGALDIIQHDASGALAAHFVVVSHAARWVAGEPAVGPEAAEVGWFDPAELPDETTPGLAGIVAAALLLVQAVDGPGAM encoded by the coding sequence ATGCCGGCGATCCGCCCCGTCCTCGCCGCCAGCACCGCCGTCTTTCACGAGGGCCGCCTGCTGCTGGCGCGGCGCGGCAAGGCGCCCTCGCGCGGGCTGTGGACGCTGCCGGGCGGGCGCGTCGAGCCGGGCGAGACGCTGGCGGACGCCGCCGCGCGCGAGGTGATGGAGGAGGTCGGCATAGACTGCGCCATCCTCGGCGTCGCCGGCGCGCTCGACATCATCCAGCACGACGCGTCCGGCGCGCTGGCCGCTCATTTCGTCGTTGTCAGCCATGCCGCGCGCTGGGTCGCCGGTGAGCCGGCGGTCGGGCCGGAGGCGGCGGAGGTCGGCTGGTTCGACCCGGCGGAACTGCCGGACGAGACCACGCCGGGTCTCGCGGGCATCGTCGCGGCGGCGCTCCTGCTGGTGCAGGCGGTGGACGGCCCGGGGGCGATGTGA
- the pyrF gene encoding orotidine-5'-phosphate decarboxylase: MSAPLSDPRDRLIVALDLSSVGAAESLVSRLGDTVSFYKIGYELGFAGGLGFARELIADGRKVFIDFKLHDIGNTVARGVASLAALGASFATVHAYPQTMRAAMEGKGASPLRILAVTVLTSYDDADLDEAGYRGDVASTVAARVALAREIGIDGIVCAPTDAASVRAALGSKGAIVTPGVRPDGAATGDQKRVATPFAAIRAGADHLVVGRPIVASPDPAAAARAVQAEIARALAAT, encoded by the coding sequence ATGAGCGCGCCCCTTTCCGATCCGCGCGACCGGCTGATCGTCGCGCTCGACCTCTCCTCGGTCGGGGCGGCGGAGAGCCTCGTCTCCCGCCTCGGCGACACGGTGAGCTTCTACAAGATCGGCTATGAACTCGGCTTCGCCGGCGGCCTCGGCTTCGCCCGCGAACTGATCGCCGACGGCCGGAAGGTCTTCATCGACTTCAAGCTGCACGACATCGGCAACACGGTGGCGCGCGGGGTGGCGAGCCTCGCCGCGCTCGGCGCCAGCTTCGCCACCGTGCACGCCTACCCCCAGACCATGCGCGCGGCGATGGAAGGCAAGGGCGCGAGCCCGCTGCGCATCCTCGCTGTCACCGTGCTCACCTCCTATGACGATGCCGACCTCGATGAGGCCGGCTATCGCGGCGACGTCGCCTCCACGGTGGCCGCCCGCGTGGCGCTGGCGCGCGAGATCGGCATTGACGGCATCGTCTGCGCGCCGACAGATGCCGCCTCCGTGCGCGCGGCGCTCGGCAGCAAGGGCGCCATCGTCACCCCCGGCGTGCGCCCGGACGGCGCCGCCACCGGCGACCAGAAGCGCGTCGCCACCCCGTTCGCCGCCATCCGCGCCGGCGCCGACCACCTCGTGGTCGGCCGGCCGATCGTCGCCTCGCCCGACCCGGCCGCCGCCGCCCGCGCGGTGCAGGCCGAGATCGCGCGGGCGCTCGCCGCCACCTGA
- a CDS encoding pyrimidine 5'-nucleotidase, whose product MTSLPAPRAVDFTHVDTWVFDLDNTLYPPGLDLWRQIDLRMRSYIADYLGLSLDDAFALQKGYYRKYGTSLRGLMIEHGMDPDPFLANAHAIDLASLDPAPELGEALGALPGRKLVYTNGSRGHADQVLAKLGISDRFADVHDIVAAEFHPKPHETAYRGFLARFEVDPARAAMFEDLARNLEVPAQLGMRTVLVVPRGEAVSPADREAWEHEGRDGAHIDVVTDDLTAFLNSLRAP is encoded by the coding sequence GTGACCTCATTGCCGGCGCCGCGCGCGGTCGACTTCACCCATGTGGATACGTGGGTGTTCGACCTCGACAACACGCTCTACCCGCCCGGGCTCGACCTGTGGCGGCAGATCGACCTGCGCATGCGCAGCTACATCGCCGACTATCTCGGCCTGTCGCTGGACGACGCCTTCGCGCTGCAGAAAGGCTATTACCGCAAGTACGGCACCTCGCTGCGCGGGCTGATGATCGAGCACGGCATGGACCCGGACCCGTTCCTCGCTAATGCCCACGCCATCGACCTCGCCTCGCTCGACCCGGCGCCGGAGCTGGGCGAGGCGCTCGGCGCGCTGCCGGGGCGCAAGCTCGTCTACACCAACGGCTCGCGCGGCCATGCCGATCAGGTTCTGGCCAAGCTCGGAATCTCCGACCGTTTCGCCGACGTGCACGACATCGTCGCCGCCGAGTTCCACCCCAAGCCGCACGAGACCGCCTATCGCGGCTTCCTCGCCCGCTTCGAGGTCGACCCCGCCCGCGCGGCGATGTTCGAGGACCTCGCCCGCAACCTCGAAGTGCCGGCGCAGCTCGGCATGCGCACCGTGCTCGTGGTCCCGCGCGGCGAGGCGGTCAGCCCGGCCGACCGCGAGGCATGGGAGCATGAGGGCCGCGACGGCGCGCATATCGACGTGGTGACGGACGACCTGACGGCGTTCCTGAATTCGCTGCGCGCGCCCTGA
- a CDS encoding class I SAM-dependent methyltransferase: MLQRPASRASQRCAPKSRPDEVHFLRSWLQDPLRTGALSPSGRALARTMANFVDPAQDGPVIELGPGTGPVTSALVARGIAPERLVLIEYNPEFCAMLRTRFPGATVIQGDAYNMKATLDGSLADRAIAVVSSLPLFTRPVEERYSLLDQSFELSHPRAPFIQFTYAVVSPMPLAPERFDAHVSQRIWANLPPARVWVYRGRDGVSAGTPNAVAAE; the protein is encoded by the coding sequence ATGCTGCAACGTCCCGCCTCCCGCGCCTCACAGCGCTGCGCCCCCAAGTCCCGTCCCGACGAGGTGCACTTCCTGCGCTCCTGGCTGCAGGATCCCCTGCGCACCGGCGCGCTCTCGCCCTCGGGCCGGGCGCTCGCCCGCACCATGGCGAATTTCGTCGATCCGGCGCAGGACGGCCCGGTGATCGAGCTGGGCCCCGGCACCGGCCCCGTCACCTCGGCGCTGGTGGCGCGCGGCATCGCCCCGGAACGGCTGGTGCTCATCGAGTACAACCCGGAATTCTGCGCCATGCTCAGGACGCGCTTTCCCGGTGCCACGGTCATCCAGGGCGACGCCTACAACATGAAGGCGACCCTCGACGGCTCGCTGGCCGATCGCGCGATCGCCGTGGTGTCCAGCCTGCCGCTGTTCACGCGGCCCGTGGAGGAGCGCTACAGCCTGCTGGACCAGTCCTTCGAGCTGTCGCATCCGCGCGCGCCCTTCATCCAGTTCACCTATGCGGTGGTCTCGCCCATGCCGCTGGCGCCGGAGCGCTTCGACGCCCATGTCAGCCAGCGCATCTGGGCGAACCTGCCGCCGGCCCGGGTCTGGGTCTATCGCGGGCGCGACGGCGTGAGCGCCGGGACGCCGAACGCCGTCGCGGCGGAATAG
- a CDS encoding MATE family efflux transporter, which yields MSRSSAPARPIAARFVHGSTLRHVATMTAAGSIGLMAVFVVDLLNLFYISLLGEEELAAAIGYAGTVMFFITSVAIGVMISGSALVSRAVGRGQVAAGRRLSTSSLLYMSVATGLVSVLMLPVLTPLLSLLGASGRTLDLARDFLLIVLPSTPLLGIGMAASGTLRGIGDARRSMWVTLSGGLATAVLDPLLILGLGLGVEGAAIASVLARIVMAAYGLNAVVRVHRLAERPSLAGLLTDLGPLSAIAVPAILTNVATPVGNAYVTYALAPHGDAAVAAWAVIGRLIPVAFGPLFALTGAIGPVIGQNVGAGRYDRVRQSIRDSLMLTLVYVLAVWAVLALARNLLAGVFGLSPEGVHLVAFFCLYAAGAYVFFGALFVANAAFNNLGAPLLSTLFNWGRASLGTIPFVWIGGHYFGAEGVIAGQALGSVAFGVAALICAFAVVRRLHAGSRPPAPATPLAGAELPAFSRGEDASAIEAAPMEIGPADDVSRRS from the coding sequence ATGAGCCGTTCCTCCGCACCCGCGCGCCCCATCGCGGCACGCTTCGTCCACGGGTCCACGCTGCGCCACGTCGCCACCATGACGGCGGCGGGCTCGATCGGCCTGATGGCGGTGTTCGTCGTCGACCTGCTGAACCTGTTCTACATCTCGCTGCTCGGCGAGGAGGAACTGGCGGCGGCCATCGGCTATGCCGGCACGGTGATGTTCTTCATCACCTCGGTCGCCATCGGGGTGATGATCTCCGGCTCGGCGCTGGTCTCCCGCGCCGTCGGCCGGGGGCAGGTCGCGGCGGGGCGACGTCTCTCGACATCCTCGCTCCTCTATATGAGCGTCGCCACCGGGCTGGTCTCCGTGCTCATGCTGCCGGTGCTCACCCCGCTGCTGAGCCTGCTCGGCGCCAGCGGGCGCACGCTCGATCTGGCGCGCGACTTCCTGCTGATCGTGCTGCCCTCGACGCCGCTGCTCGGCATCGGCATGGCGGCCTCCGGCACGCTGCGCGGCATCGGCGATGCGCGCCGCTCCATGTGGGTCACGCTGTCGGGCGGGCTCGCCACCGCCGTGCTCGACCCGCTGCTGATCCTCGGCCTCGGGCTCGGCGTCGAGGGCGCCGCCATCGCCTCGGTGCTGGCGCGCATCGTCATGGCGGCCTATGGGCTCAACGCCGTGGTGCGGGTGCACAGGCTGGCCGAACGACCGAGCCTCGCCGGCCTGCTCACCGATCTCGGCCCGCTCTCGGCCATCGCGGTTCCGGCCATCCTCACCAATGTCGCCACCCCGGTCGGCAACGCCTATGTCACCTATGCGCTCGCCCCGCACGGTGATGCGGCGGTGGCGGCGTGGGCGGTGATCGGCCGGCTGATCCCGGTCGCCTTCGGCCCGCTCTTCGCCCTCACCGGCGCCATCGGCCCGGTGATCGGCCAGAATGTCGGCGCCGGGCGCTATGACCGCGTGCGCCAGTCGATCCGCGACAGCCTGATGCTCACCCTCGTCTATGTGCTGGCGGTCTGGGCGGTTCTGGCGCTGGCGCGCAACCTTCTCGCCGGCGTGTTCGGCCTGTCGCCGGAGGGCGTGCATCTGGTCGCCTTCTTCTGCCTCTACGCGGCGGGCGCCTATGTGTTCTTCGGCGCGCTGTTCGTCGCCAATGCCGCCTTCAACAATCTGGGCGCCCCCCTGCTCTCGACCCTGTTCAACTGGGGCCGGGCGAGTCTGGGCACCATTCCCTTCGTCTGGATCGGCGGCCATTATTTCGGTGCCGAGGGCGTCATCGCCGGGCAGGCGCTCGGCTCGGTCGCCTTCGGCGTGGCGGCGCTGATCTGCGCCTTCGCGGTGGTGCGTCGGCTCCATGCCGGGTCGCGCCCGCCCGCGCCCGCCACCCCGCTTGCCGGCGCCGAACTGCCCGCCTTCTCGCGCGGCGAGGACGCCTCCGCCATCGAGGCGGCGCCGATGGAGATCGGGCCGGCGGACGACGTTTCCCGCCGAAGCTAG
- a CDS encoding porin, with protein sequence MQAGMHRTISKAASKAAGVALLASLLAGALPALAQNPPPPSNPPKPDPFCAAFGPGFARVPGGSTCVKVSGGVQTDLYSNSVSTSSSGTPAPK encoded by the coding sequence ATGCAGGCCGGAATGCACCGCACGATATCGAAGGCTGCATCGAAGGCTGCCGGCGTGGCGCTGCTCGCCTCGCTGCTGGCGGGCGCGCTGCCGGCCCTCGCCCAGAATCCGCCGCCGCCGTCCAATCCGCCGAAGCCCGATCCGTTCTGCGCCGCCTTCGGCCCCGGCTTCGCCCGCGTGCCGGGCGGCTCGACCTGCGTGAAGGTGAGCGGCGGGGTGCAGACCGACCTCTATTCGAACAGCGTCTCCACATCGAGTTCCGGTACGCCGGCGCCGAAATAG
- a CDS encoding TIGR02301 family protein, translated as MIFAALRRRGPRALLLLALALAAGAVAPGLPSPAAAQSTQGGAPPYEGDLLRLSEILGALHYLRPLCGAGEATRWRDEMQGLVDIEAPSGDRRGQLIGAFNNGYDSYKQVYRSCTPSAELASQRYLETGAKLSRDIAARYGSN; from the coding sequence ATGATCTTCGCGGCACTCCGGCGGCGCGGCCCGCGCGCCCTTCTTCTGCTCGCCCTCGCCCTCGCCGCCGGCGCGGTGGCGCCCGGCCTGCCGTCGCCGGCCGCCGCGCAGTCGACGCAGGGCGGGGCGCCGCCCTATGAGGGCGACCTGCTGCGCCTCTCCGAGATCCTCGGCGCGCTGCATTATCTGCGCCCGCTCTGCGGGGCGGGGGAGGCGACGCGCTGGCGCGACGAGATGCAGGGACTGGTCGATATCGAGGCGCCGTCCGGCGACCGGCGCGGCCAGCTCATCGGCGCCTTCAACAATGGCTATGACAGCTATAAGCAGGTCTACCGCAGCTGCACCCCCTCGGCCGAGCTGGCCAGCCAGCGTTATCTCGAGACCGGAGCCAAGCTCTCGCGCGATATCGCGGCCCGCTACGGCAGCAACTGA
- the dapD gene encoding 2,3,4,5-tetrahydropyridine-2,6-dicarboxylate N-succinyltransferase, producing the protein MSSQLQSIVENAFENRAEINFETGGEVRHAVNEALALLDSGKARVAEPGTDGNWTVNQWLKKAVLLSFRLNDMTAIPGAPGGAHWWDKVPSKFEGWGEGEFRAAGFRAVPGAIVRRSAFIAPNVVLMPSFVNLGARVDSGSMVDTWATVGSCAQIGRNVHLSGGVGIGGVLEPLQAGPVIIEDDCFIGARSEVVEGVIVRRGSVLSMGVFISATTKIVDRATGEVFVGEVPAYSVVVPGALPGKPLPDGTPGPSLYCAVIVKRVDEQTRSKTSINDLLRD; encoded by the coding sequence ATGTCGAGCCAGCTTCAGAGCATCGTCGAGAACGCCTTCGAGAACCGGGCCGAGATCAATTTCGAGACCGGCGGCGAAGTGCGCCACGCGGTGAACGAGGCGCTGGCGCTGCTCGATTCCGGCAAGGCACGCGTCGCCGAGCCCGGCACGGATGGCAACTGGACGGTCAACCAGTGGCTCAAGAAGGCGGTGCTGCTCTCCTTCCGCCTCAACGACATGACCGCCATTCCCGGCGCGCCGGGCGGCGCCCACTGGTGGGACAAGGTACCCTCCAAGTTCGAGGGCTGGGGCGAGGGCGAGTTCCGCGCGGCGGGTTTCCGCGCCGTACCCGGCGCCATCGTGCGCCGCTCGGCCTTCATCGCGCCGAACGTCGTGCTGATGCCCTCCTTCGTCAATCTCGGCGCCCGCGTCGATTCCGGCTCCATGGTCGACACCTGGGCGACGGTCGGCTCCTGCGCGCAGATCGGCAGGAACGTGCATCTGTCCGGCGGCGTCGGCATTGGCGGCGTGCTGGAACCCCTGCAGGCCGGCCCGGTCATCATCGAGGACGACTGCTTCATCGGCGCCCGCTCGGAAGTGGTCGAGGGCGTGATCGTGCGGCGCGGCTCGGTGCTCTCCATGGGCGTGTTCATCTCGGCGACGACCAAGATCGTCGACCGCGCCACCGGCGAGGTCTTCGTCGGCGAGGTGCCGGCCTATTCCGTCGTGGTGCCCGGCGCGCTGCCCGGCAAGCCGCTGCCCGACGGCACGCCCGGCCCCTCGCTCTACTGCGCGGTGATCGTCAAGCGCGTGGACGAGCAGACCCGCTCCAAGACCTCGATCAACGACCTGCTGCGGGATTGA